The proteins below come from a single Magallana gigas chromosome 10, xbMagGiga1.1, whole genome shotgun sequence genomic window:
- the LOC109619599 gene encoding uncharacterized protein produces MYLKLSEIEKIILCTLACIQISSTQQPRCSAFAMKFFGSLHEERSKPLWEVEKESVGSAMHSCFLKCESDQQCVGFEICTIRPDLSRCRGCCEWYVVDKDGGLPRNATDGCKYFEMRQDSLESRGTKLSANSKLSAVASSTFMNSLGDTFPVSNVLDGINGNDCNRSNVFGSGKEENPWLEITWSGAITIWRIIIYNRVDCCGDRLVNVNVTYSIKGVVEICGFYPGLLSREGDVIMFFCPPEARASSVKLQIQSKSGQVDYLMLCEVEIYRKK; encoded by the exons atgtatttaaaattatccGAGATAGAGAAAATAATTCTTTGTACTCTTGCTTGTATCCAAATCTCGAGCACCCAACAACCACGATGTTCAGCTTTCGCAATGAAGTTCTTTGGGTCACTTCACGAAGAACGATCAAAGCCTCTCTGGGAAGTTGAGAAGGAATCTGTTGGTTCGGCCATGCACTCATGTTTTCTTAAATGTGAGAGTGACCAGCAATGCGTCGGGTTTGAGATTTGCACGATACGACCAGACTTGTCACGATGCAGGGGATGTTGTGAGTGGTACGTGGTTGACAAAGATGGAGGTCTCCCCAGAAATGCTACTGATGGctgcaaatattttgaaatg AGACAAGATAGCTTGGAATCAAGAGGGACCAAAT tgtctgcaaattcaaaattgtcAGCTGTAGCAAGCTCAACATTCATGAACAGTTTGGGAGATACATTTCCAGTGTCTAATGTTCTTGATGGGATTAACGGAAACGACTGCAATAGAAGTAATGTGTTCGGTTCAGGCAAAGAAGAAAATCCATGGTTAGAAATAACATGGTCCGGGGCAATAACAATTTGGAGAATAATAATATACAATCGAGTTGACTGCTGTG GTGACCGTTTGGTCAATGTTAACGTCACGTACAGTATCAAGGGTGTCGTCGAAATCTGCGGCTTTTATCCGGGTCTCTTGTCACGTGAGGGTGATGTTATCATGTTCTTCTGCCCACCGGAAGCTCGTGCTAGTTcagtaaaattgcaaatccAGTCAAAGTCGGGACAAGTAGATTATCTTATGCTGTGCGAGGTTGAAATCTACCGGAAAAAATAA